The following proteins come from a genomic window of Nocardioides albertanoniae:
- a CDS encoding HelD family protein yields MNDELAEREIASEQEFVDRVYLQLSESARAAQELADEGRDRGRLGHEGGLVERDAFAFQAARRIAQLDAAHEGLIFGRLDLDPDVDDKPRYVGRIGLRDAERDSLLIDWRAPAAAVFYQATAVEPRSVIRRRVLRSVGKSVIGVEDELLDAETLERTGADLPIVGEGALMAQLSRARDRTMHSIVATIQAEQDKAIRAPGKGVTAISGGPGVGKTVVALHRAAYLLYTERRRYESGGVLIVGPSGVFMRYIERVLPSLGETAVALRSLGEVVDGVRATWHNDSAVADVKGSSRMAEVLRRAARQQAPGSPREFKVFYRDDSLRLEPKRLGELRRQLMSQGRRNQQLRRVPQLLLDMLWRQVRGDRGRERGREVFDDEMLDNPAFLEFAAEWWPPLGARDVLGWLREADFLARVSEGILTYDEQQLLLKSWSGRGLSDADLAIEDIPLLDELRYAIGDVAEQAADERDADHSGIDIAELMTASDREFSSGRGWRPPTYRIDDDPFAHILIDEAQDLTPMQWRMVGRRGRTASWTIVGDPAQSSWPVAEEAEAARAEALKGKPVHSFHLSTNYRNSAEIYAFAAAYAERVGLDADLPTAVRSTGVEPQVIEHSVDLEKTTREAVGDIAAQVGGTVGIVVPVARRSEVNSWLASWTEFATDAPSAAASAADPTSVPSGEDRIVVLTGLDTKGLEFDGIIVVSPDEIERESATGRATLYVVLTRATQLLTTVS; encoded by the coding sequence TTGAATGACGAGCTGGCCGAGCGCGAGATCGCATCGGAGCAAGAGTTCGTAGATCGTGTCTACCTCCAGCTGAGCGAATCTGCGCGTGCGGCGCAGGAGCTGGCCGACGAGGGCCGCGACCGCGGACGGCTGGGTCACGAAGGTGGCCTGGTCGAGCGCGACGCGTTCGCCTTCCAGGCCGCACGGCGCATCGCGCAGCTCGACGCTGCCCACGAGGGGCTGATCTTCGGGCGCCTCGACCTCGACCCCGACGTCGACGACAAGCCCCGCTATGTCGGCAGGATCGGGTTGCGCGACGCCGAGCGCGACTCGCTGCTGATCGACTGGCGCGCGCCGGCGGCCGCCGTGTTCTACCAGGCCACCGCGGTCGAGCCACGGTCCGTGATCAGGCGTCGAGTGCTCCGCTCCGTGGGCAAGAGCGTCATCGGTGTCGAAGACGAGCTGCTCGACGCCGAGACCCTCGAACGCACCGGAGCCGACCTGCCGATCGTCGGCGAAGGTGCGCTGATGGCCCAGCTGAGCCGCGCGCGCGACCGGACGATGCACTCCATCGTCGCCACCATCCAGGCCGAGCAGGACAAGGCCATCCGCGCGCCCGGCAAGGGCGTCACGGCCATCTCCGGCGGACCCGGCGTCGGCAAGACCGTGGTCGCTCTGCACCGCGCCGCCTACCTGCTCTACACCGAGCGTCGCCGCTACGAGTCCGGAGGCGTCCTCATCGTCGGACCCTCGGGCGTCTTCATGCGCTACATCGAGCGCGTGCTGCCCTCCCTCGGTGAGACCGCGGTGGCGCTGCGGTCGCTGGGTGAGGTCGTCGACGGCGTACGCGCCACCTGGCACAACGACTCGGCCGTCGCCGACGTCAAGGGATCCTCGCGGATGGCCGAGGTGCTGCGCCGTGCCGCCCGCCAGCAGGCGCCGGGCTCGCCGCGCGAGTTCAAGGTCTTCTACCGCGACGACTCGCTCCGGCTGGAGCCGAAGCGACTCGGCGAGCTGCGACGTCAGCTGATGAGCCAGGGCCGTCGCAACCAGCAGCTGCGCCGCGTGCCGCAGCTGCTCCTCGACATGCTCTGGCGCCAGGTGCGTGGCGACCGTGGCCGCGAGCGCGGGCGCGAGGTCTTCGACGACGAGATGCTCGACAACCCGGCCTTCCTCGAGTTCGCCGCCGAGTGGTGGCCGCCGCTCGGTGCCCGCGACGTGCTCGGCTGGCTCCGCGAGGCCGACTTCCTCGCCCGAGTCTCCGAAGGCATCCTGACCTACGACGAGCAGCAGCTGCTCCTCAAGTCGTGGTCCGGGCGCGGGCTGAGCGACGCCGACCTGGCCATCGAGGACATCCCGCTTCTCGACGAGCTCCGTTATGCGATCGGCGACGTGGCCGAGCAGGCCGCCGACGAGCGCGACGCCGACCACAGCGGCATCGACATCGCCGAGCTGATGACGGCCTCCGACCGCGAGTTCTCCTCCGGCCGTGGTTGGCGTCCGCCGACCTACCGCATCGACGACGACCCGTTCGCCCACATCCTCATCGACGAGGCCCAGGACCTCACCCCGATGCAGTGGCGCATGGTCGGTCGCCGTGGACGTACGGCGTCGTGGACCATCGTCGGCGACCCGGCCCAGTCGTCGTGGCCGGTGGCCGAGGAGGCCGAAGCCGCGCGCGCCGAGGCGCTCAAGGGCAAGCCGGTCCACTCCTTCCACCTCTCGACGAACTACCGCAACTCGGCCGAGATCTACGCCTTCGCCGCCGCGTACGCCGAGCGGGTCGGCCTCGACGCCGACCTGCCGACCGCGGTGCGCTCCACGGGCGTCGAGCCGCAGGTCATCGAGCACTCGGTCGACCTGGAGAAGACCACCCGCGAGGCCGTCGGTGACATCGCCGCCCAGGTCGGCGGCACCGTCGGCATCGTGGTGCCCGTCGCCCGGCGCTCCGAGGTGAACTCGTGGCTGGCGTCATGGACCGAGTTCGCCACCGACGCCCCCTCGGCCGCCGCGTCCGCCGCCGACCCGACCTCGGTGCCCTCCGGCGAGGACCGCATCGTCGTGCTCACCGGCCTCGACACCAAGGGCCTCGAGTTCGACGGCATCATCGTCGTCAGCCCCGACGAGATCGAGCGCGAGTCCGCCACCGGCCGCGCCACCCTCTACGTCGTCCTCACCCGCGCCACCCAGCTCCTCACCACCGTCTCCTGA
- a CDS encoding enoyl-CoA hydratase family protein, with protein MTESPQTPAELVHLQVADGVATITLDSPHNRNALSSRLVTQLFDALHAADKDSSVKAVVLAATGTVFCSGADLTEAATVSMEEGTRGIVRLQRTIVALTKPVVAKVQGPVRAGGLGLVAAADIAIAADSVSFALTEVRLGLAPAAISLSILPRIDARAASRYFLTGEKFDAAEAARIGILTAAVPADALDDEVGAITSSLLEGSPQGLRETKRLMVRGLVDHIDAGGEEMAQLSARLFGSDEAREAMTAFLSRKR; from the coding sequence ATGACTGAGTCCCCCCAGACGCCGGCCGAGCTCGTACATCTTCAGGTCGCCGATGGCGTCGCCACCATCACCCTCGACTCGCCCCACAACCGCAACGCGCTCTCGAGCCGGCTGGTCACGCAGCTGTTCGACGCTCTCCACGCGGCCGACAAAGACTCCTCGGTCAAGGCGGTCGTGCTCGCGGCTACCGGCACCGTCTTCTGCTCCGGTGCCGACCTCACCGAGGCCGCGACGGTCTCCATGGAGGAGGGCACCCGCGGGATCGTACGTCTCCAGCGCACCATCGTGGCCCTGACCAAGCCGGTGGTGGCCAAGGTGCAGGGCCCAGTGCGTGCGGGCGGCCTCGGGCTGGTGGCTGCTGCCGACATCGCGATCGCCGCCGACTCGGTCTCGTTCGCGCTCACCGAGGTGCGGCTCGGGCTCGCCCCCGCCGCGATCTCGCTCTCGATCCTGCCGCGTATCGACGCCCGCGCCGCGTCGCGCTACTTCCTTACCGGGGAGAAGTTCGACGCCGCGGAGGCCGCCCGGATCGGCATCCTGACCGCTGCCGTGCCCGCTGACGCGCTCGACGACGAGGTCGGCGCCATCACGTCCTCGCTGCTCGAGGGCTCACCCCAGGGCCTGCGCGAGACCAAGCGGCTGATGGTGCGCGGGCTGGTCGACCACATCGACGCCGGTGGCGAGGAGATGGCGCAGCTCTCGGCCCGGCTCTTCGGGTCCGACGAAGCCCGCGAGGCGATGACCGCGTTCCTCAGCCGGAAGCGCTAG
- a CDS encoding protein-L-isoaspartate O-methyltransferase family protein, with amino-acid sequence MTGRVDPVLDAFSAVPREGFLPPGERGFARFDEPLPISHGQTNSQPRTVADMLHLLDVTPGDTVLDVGSGSGWTTALLAHLTGPEGSVVGVELEPDLVEFGRRNLAATGQAWSRIEQAEPGVLGWPREAAYDRILVSAEAEAMPSELVAQLAAPGRMVLPVAGLMTLVERSATGKTRLSEHGWYRFVPLRPS; translated from the coding sequence TTGACTGGACGTGTGGACCCCGTCCTCGACGCATTCTCCGCCGTGCCCCGGGAGGGCTTCCTCCCACCCGGGGAGCGTGGGTTCGCACGCTTCGACGAGCCGCTGCCCATCAGCCACGGACAGACCAACTCGCAGCCGCGGACGGTCGCCGACATGCTCCACCTCCTCGACGTCACCCCGGGCGACACGGTGCTCGACGTCGGCTCCGGGTCGGGCTGGACCACAGCGCTGCTCGCCCACCTCACCGGCCCGGAGGGCAGCGTGGTCGGGGTCGAGCTGGAGCCTGACCTCGTCGAGTTCGGTCGCCGCAACCTGGCGGCGACCGGTCAGGCGTGGTCGCGCATCGAGCAGGCGGAGCCCGGCGTGCTCGGATGGCCTCGGGAGGCTGCGTACGACCGGATCCTCGTCTCCGCCGAGGCCGAGGCGATGCCGAGCGAGCTGGTGGCGCAGCTCGCCGCACCCGGACGGATGGTCCTGCCGGTCGCTGGGCTGATGACCCTGGTCGAACGTTCCGCGACCGGGAAGACACGGCTCAGCGAGCACGGGTGGTATCGGTTCGTGCCGCTGCGACCGAGCTAG
- a CDS encoding YihY/virulence factor BrkB family protein, which yields MAEAARAIDRAQRRFSPAAFPIAVLYKFYEDQGNNLAAIITYYAFVAIFPILLLASSILGFVLEGNPRLQETVLNTALAQFPIIGDQLGRKELTGSTSAIVVGGVAALYGALGLGLALQNAVNTAWSVPRNSRPNPILLRVRSLFMLAVGGLAIISVSTLSLVLSHTEFFGFKAVDIGYWLVILGTVVIVTGMLCVVFRMATTRDHSLAHALPGALTFALLWQVLQYFGAEFVQHVLGATRGMNQTFALVLGLVGFLYIAALMVVISIEVNVVSSRRLWPRALLTLFTDDVDLTEADRRAYASYALMQRHKGFETVAVSFDGRDGNTHEIVMDPSWLKKTARRIRRRDEFSRPLAPTKPPPPVPPGQLRSVPHPDEDEGRSGSRRTGA from the coding sequence ATGGCTGAAGCGGCGAGGGCAATCGACCGGGCGCAGCGCCGGTTCTCGCCGGCGGCGTTCCCGATCGCGGTGCTCTACAAGTTCTACGAGGACCAGGGCAACAACCTCGCCGCGATCATCACCTACTACGCCTTCGTCGCGATCTTCCCGATCCTGCTGCTCGCCTCCTCGATCCTCGGGTTCGTGCTCGAGGGCAACCCGAGGCTGCAGGAGACCGTGCTCAACACCGCGCTGGCGCAGTTTCCGATCATCGGGGACCAGCTCGGGCGCAAGGAGCTGACGGGATCGACCAGCGCGATCGTCGTCGGTGGTGTGGCTGCGCTCTACGGTGCGCTGGGCCTCGGGCTCGCCCTGCAGAACGCGGTCAACACCGCCTGGTCGGTGCCGCGCAACAGCCGCCCCAACCCGATCCTGCTACGGGTGCGGTCGCTGTTCATGCTCGCGGTCGGTGGCCTGGCCATCATCAGCGTGTCCACCCTTTCTCTGGTGCTGAGCCACACCGAGTTCTTCGGGTTCAAGGCGGTCGACATCGGCTACTGGCTGGTCATCCTCGGCACCGTCGTGATCGTCACCGGCATGCTCTGCGTGGTGTTCCGGATGGCGACCACCCGTGACCACTCGCTCGCTCACGCCCTGCCCGGCGCGCTCACGTTCGCGCTCCTGTGGCAGGTGCTGCAGTACTTCGGCGCCGAGTTCGTCCAGCACGTGCTGGGCGCGACCCGAGGCATGAACCAGACCTTCGCGCTGGTCCTGGGGCTGGTCGGTTTCCTCTACATCGCCGCGCTGATGGTGGTGATCTCGATCGAGGTCAACGTCGTCTCCTCCCGTCGGCTGTGGCCGCGTGCGCTGCTGACCCTCTTCACCGACGACGTCGACCTGACCGAGGCCGACCGCCGGGCCTACGCCAGCTATGCACTCATGCAACGTCACAAGGGATTCGAGACGGTGGCGGTCAGCTTCGACGGCCGCGACGGCAACACCCACGAGATCGTGATGGACCCGTCGTGGCTGAAGAAGACCGCGCGTCGCATCCGGCGCCGCGACGAGTTCAGCCGGCCGTTGGCGCCGACCAAGCCCCCGCCCCCAGTGCCGCCGGGGCAGCTGCGCTCGGTGCCGCATCCCGACGAGGACGAGGGCCGCAGCGGCTCGCGTCGTACGGGCGCCTAG
- a CDS encoding RDD family protein: MSNFGPPAGPPPGMPPGPPPGSPPGPPPGTPPWQQQAYAPTGPALAHWGLRAGGALIDAALLLPFYLVAGVGGGLAQESGFFVTAFGLLVTLVGWVGVVAFAVWNYLIKQGRTGRTIGKRVVGIKLVPKDAAATVDGRTDGTVGVPVTLLRQVLHVLDGFCMVGYLWPLWDEKRQTFADKLVGTLVVEAKS, encoded by the coding sequence ATGTCGAACTTCGGCCCTCCGGCCGGCCCACCCCCAGGCATGCCTCCCGGGCCTCCGCCCGGCTCTCCTCCCGGCCCTCCCCCCGGCACGCCGCCGTGGCAGCAGCAGGCGTACGCCCCGACGGGGCCGGCGCTGGCCCACTGGGGTCTCCGGGCCGGCGGTGCGCTCATCGACGCGGCCCTGCTGCTGCCGTTCTACCTGGTCGCAGGCGTGGGCGGCGGGCTGGCGCAGGAGTCCGGCTTCTTCGTCACCGCCTTCGGTCTGCTGGTCACCCTGGTCGGCTGGGTCGGGGTCGTCGCCTTCGCGGTCTGGAACTACCTGATCAAGCAGGGGCGCACCGGCCGCACGATCGGCAAGCGCGTCGTCGGCATCAAGCTGGTGCCCAAGGACGCCGCCGCGACGGTCGACGGCAGGACCGACGGCACCGTCGGCGTGCCGGTCACGCTGCTGCGCCAGGTGCTCCATGTGCTCGACGGATTCTGCATGGTCGGCTACCTGTGGCCGCTGTGGGACGAGAAGCGGCAGACCTTCGCCGACAAGCTCGTCGGAACGCTGGTCGTCGAAGCGAAGTCGTAA